One Tumebacillus sp. BK434 genomic window carries:
- a CDS encoding non-ribosomal peptide synthetase: MTTWDTTSQTEAEVYVLRASFAQQRMWILDQLAPGNPFYNMPNAVRLTGKLDAALLTDTINEVIYRHETLRTSFEMQEDGLKQIVRAELFIDIPLTDLQHLPEAERFEKAMELARDEEFKRPFDLSQAPFIRARLLRLADHDHVLLITLHHIISDGWSMGVFFTELSAIYDAFAKDQPVPLPELSIQYADFAEWQHDYLSGQVLEDQLGYWKNRLSGSIPVLQLPADKPRPALQSHNGRTYNHFLSPEVTQKLQAFNQQERATMFMTLLAAYQVLLSRWTGQEDIWVGTPIAGRNVKGIEQLIGFFVNTLVMRSDLSGNPTFRELLRTVQTNALDAFAHQDLPFEKLVEELSPDRNRSHSPLFQVMFALQNTPREVVHLQDLTMSPVRYDNGTSKFDISFNCVERPEGLLCAIEYCSDLFEEATIVRMAEHFENLVTALIDNPEQKVFELPMLTKAEQEQMRLLNGELSAPADDCLHRKFEAQAARTPDNVAVEYAGETLTYRELNARANQLARHLQALGVGPESLVTMCVERSLDLVIAQLGIQKAGGAYVPVDPGNPAERTAFILQDTSAAVMVTTSDLAQGLPAHSAQLVCLDTDRERLASYGEENVESGVAPDNLVYLIYTSGSTGTPKAVAVEHRHVLSTLLATQKEYGFNEDDVVPWIASAAFDIAVFELMSPLLAGGRAVIMSRDHILNMESLLRDLQRVTVMHCVPSLMRRIVDGAKLVLQHGVRYDKLRLLFSGGDTVPPQLLHDLNDTFQSADVHVLYGPTEASILATAHHFKRGAGGEDRNWIGQRYQNAQLYVCDAYGQQVPLGVPGELHIGGRGVARGYFGRDELTGEKFITVDGQRRYKSGDLVRYLPDGSLEFLGRIDGQVKIRGFRVELGEIETVLAQHPAVKQAVLAVFEHQGDKNLAAYLVPEPGQTAEETALRDYLKEKLPEYMVPAAIVIMDALPLNQNGKIDRKALPAPDAVLTAATTPYVEPRTPLEEQIAKIFADLLGVEQVGAEDNFFDRGGHSLLATMAVSRVKDAFKVEFTLADLFETATVAGIAAKVEAKQGTATGGASAIKRVDRSQLRGGR; this comes from the coding sequence ATGACCACTTGGGATACAACCTCACAGACAGAAGCTGAAGTCTATGTGCTTCGCGCCTCATTCGCCCAGCAGCGGATGTGGATTCTCGACCAACTGGCGCCGGGCAATCCGTTTTACAACATGCCCAACGCCGTGCGCCTGACTGGAAAGCTCGATGCAGCTTTGCTGACCGACACGATCAACGAAGTGATCTACCGCCACGAGACGCTGCGCACGTCCTTTGAGATGCAGGAAGACGGCTTAAAGCAGATTGTGCGCGCGGAGCTCTTCATCGACATCCCGCTGACCGACCTGCAACATCTCCCGGAAGCGGAGCGCTTCGAGAAAGCGATGGAGCTGGCGCGGGACGAGGAGTTCAAGCGCCCGTTCGACCTCAGTCAGGCGCCGTTCATCCGCGCCCGCCTGCTGCGCCTGGCCGACCACGACCACGTGCTGTTGATCACGTTGCACCACATCATCTCGGACGGCTGGTCGATGGGCGTGTTTTTCACTGAGCTGTCGGCGATCTACGACGCGTTTGCCAAAGACCAGCCGGTGCCGCTGCCGGAGCTGTCGATCCAATACGCCGACTTCGCGGAGTGGCAGCACGACTACCTGAGCGGTCAGGTGCTGGAAGACCAGCTGGGCTACTGGAAAAACCGGCTCAGCGGCTCGATTCCCGTCCTGCAGCTGCCGGCCGACAAGCCGCGCCCGGCCCTGCAGTCGCACAACGGCCGGACGTACAACCACTTCCTGTCCCCGGAAGTCACGCAGAAGCTGCAAGCGTTCAATCAGCAGGAGCGCGCCACGATGTTCATGACCTTGCTCGCCGCCTATCAGGTGCTGCTCTCCCGCTGGACGGGGCAGGAGGACATCTGGGTCGGCACGCCGATCGCCGGACGTAACGTCAAAGGCATCGAGCAATTGATCGGCTTTTTCGTCAACACGCTGGTCATGCGCAGCGACCTGTCCGGCAACCCGACGTTCCGCGAGTTGCTGCGCACCGTGCAGACCAACGCCCTCGATGCGTTTGCCCATCAGGACCTGCCCTTTGAAAAGCTGGTCGAAGAGCTGTCACCCGACCGCAACCGCAGCCATTCGCCGCTGTTCCAGGTGATGTTTGCCCTGCAAAACACGCCGCGCGAAGTGGTGCATCTGCAAGACCTGACCATGTCGCCCGTCCGCTATGACAACGGCACCTCCAAGTTTGACATCTCGTTCAACTGTGTGGAGCGGCCGGAAGGGTTGCTCTGCGCGATCGAATATTGCAGCGACCTGTTTGAGGAAGCGACGATCGTGCGCATGGCCGAACACTTCGAGAACCTCGTCACCGCGCTGATCGACAACCCGGAGCAGAAGGTGTTCGAACTGCCGATGCTGACCAAAGCCGAGCAGGAGCAGATGCGCCTGTTGAACGGCGAGCTGTCCGCGCCGGCCGACGATTGCCTGCACCGGAAATTCGAAGCGCAGGCGGCCCGCACGCCGGACAACGTCGCCGTGGAATATGCCGGGGAGACGCTGACCTATCGCGAGCTGAACGCCCGCGCCAACCAGTTGGCGCGCCACCTGCAAGCGCTGGGCGTCGGCCCTGAATCGCTGGTCACGATGTGCGTGGAGCGCTCGCTCGATCTTGTCATCGCCCAGCTCGGCATTCAAAAGGCGGGCGGCGCGTACGTGCCGGTCGATCCGGGCAACCCGGCGGAGCGCACCGCGTTCATCCTGCAGGACACCAGCGCTGCGGTGATGGTCACGACGTCCGATCTGGCCCAAGGGCTCCCGGCGCATTCTGCGCAGCTCGTCTGCCTCGACACCGACCGCGAGCGATTGGCAAGCTACGGGGAAGAGAACGTGGAGAGCGGTGTCGCGCCGGACAACCTTGTCTATCTGATCTACACCTCCGGCTCGACCGGCACGCCGAAGGCGGTCGCCGTCGAACACCGCCACGTCCTGTCCACGCTGCTGGCGACACAGAAGGAGTACGGGTTCAATGAGGACGATGTGGTACCTTGGATCGCGTCGGCGGCGTTTGACATTGCGGTCTTTGAACTGATGAGCCCGCTGCTGGCCGGGGGTCGCGCTGTGATCATGTCGCGTGACCACATTTTGAACATGGAGAGCCTGCTGCGCGACCTGCAGCGCGTCACAGTGATGCACTGCGTGCCGAGCCTGATGCGCCGCATCGTCGACGGGGCAAAGCTTGTGTTGCAGCACGGCGTCCGGTATGACAAGCTGCGCCTGCTGTTCAGCGGCGGGGACACCGTGCCGCCGCAATTGCTGCATGACCTGAATGACACCTTCCAATCGGCCGACGTGCATGTGCTGTACGGCCCGACCGAAGCGTCGATCCTCGCGACTGCTCATCATTTCAAGCGCGGGGCCGGCGGGGAAGACCGCAACTGGATCGGCCAGCGTTACCAAAATGCACAGCTCTACGTCTGTGATGCATACGGTCAGCAGGTGCCGCTTGGCGTGCCGGGCGAGCTGCACATCGGTGGGCGCGGCGTGGCGCGCGGCTATTTTGGCCGCGACGAGCTGACCGGCGAGAAGTTCATCACCGTCGACGGTCAGCGCCGATACAAGTCGGGCGACCTCGTGCGCTATCTGCCGGACGGGAGCTTGGAGTTCCTCGGCCGCATCGACGGTCAGGTCAAGATCCGCGGCTTCCGCGTTGAGCTCGGCGAGATCGAAACGGTGCTCGCTCAGCACCCGGCGGTCAAGCAGGCCGTCCTCGCCGTCTTCGAGCACCAAGGCGACAAAAACCTCGCCGCCTATCTCGTGCCGGAGCCGGGGCAGACGGCAGAGGAAACGGCTCTGCGCGACTACCTCAAAGAAAAGCTGCCCGAGTACATGGTGCCGGCCGCGATCGTGATCATGGACGCCTTGCCGCTCAATCAAAACGGCAAGATCGACCGCAAAGCGCTGCCCGCGCCCGATGCGGTGCTGACGGCGGCGACCACCCCGTATGTCGAGCCGCGCACGCCGCTCGAAGAGCAGATCGCCAAGATTTTTGCCGACTTGCTCGGCGTAGAGCAGGTCGGGGCGGAGGACAACTTCTTTGACCGCGGCGGCCACTCGCTGCTGGCGACGATGGCGGTGTCGCGGGTGAAAGACGCGTTCAAGGTCGAATTCACCCTCGCCGATCTGTTTGAGACGGCGACCGTCGCAGGCATCGCCGCCAAGGTCGAAGCGAAGCAAGGCACCGCGACCGGCGGCGCTTCGGCGATCAAGCGCGTGGACAGAAGCCAGCTGAGAGGAGGCAGATGA